One segment of bacterium DNA contains the following:
- a CDS encoding tetratricopeptide repeat protein — protein sequence MAGALRTPRFLLLAAALVVAVFAIYGQVYDHQFIAYDDDSYIYTVSEVQDGLTLHGLRWAFDGAHAGNYHPLTWLSHMLDVSLFGLRPGGHHVMNVAFHAANAVLLAGVLISATGAFRPGAAVAALFALHPLRVESVAWASERKDVLSTLFGLLALAAYVRAVRRPGIGRTLADFGLAPRHLAVLGLFFLGLLAKPMLVTLPFALLLLDFWPLGRFRAAGTGGATATAFRERPWVRPALEKLPLLLLSAAWSLLTVWAQTTDVLPIVKPAFLTRLGNAALSYVKYLGSFVWPAQLAFLYPYPTEGGAVAVSPAASIVAAAILVAITAVVIVYAKRRPFLPMGWFWYAGMLVPVIGLVQVGGQERSDRYTYLTTTGIAIAFVWLAAANWPRRAGLRRALGAGFLLVLALLGTVAWTYTGYWRDSLRLFAYTVDRTRDNYLVLNNYGTALMQANRIDEAIKWLRETARVNPEHCNAHYNLGVALVKQDRFTEAVIPLLRSLKCYEDEGRVGIYIADTHYNLGVALSGMGKYAEAESHLRAALAIAPRYPGASAALGETLRRKALTSGAPAATRP from the coding sequence GTGGCGGGCGCCCTGAGGACGCCGCGGTTTCTCCTGCTCGCCGCGGCGCTCGTCGTGGCGGTCTTCGCCATCTACGGCCAAGTCTACGACCACCAGTTCATCGCCTACGACGACGACTCCTACATCTACACCGTGTCGGAGGTGCAGGACGGCCTCACCCTCCACGGCCTGCGCTGGGCCTTCGATGGCGCCCACGCCGGCAACTACCACCCGCTCACGTGGCTCTCGCACATGCTCGACGTCTCGCTCTTCGGCCTGCGCCCGGGCGGGCACCACGTGATGAACGTCGCATTCCACGCCGCAAACGCGGTGCTGCTCGCGGGGGTGTTGATCTCGGCCACCGGCGCGTTCCGGCCGGGCGCCGCGGTCGCGGCCCTCTTCGCCCTGCACCCGCTGCGCGTGGAGTCGGTCGCCTGGGCCTCCGAGCGCAAGGACGTGCTCTCCACGCTCTTCGGCCTGCTCGCGCTGGCGGCGTACGTGCGCGCGGTGCGCCGTCCCGGCATCGGCAGGACGCTTGCGGACTTCGGCCTCGCGCCCCGGCACCTCGCGGTGCTCGGCCTCTTCTTCCTGGGCCTGCTCGCGAAGCCGATGCTCGTGACGCTCCCCTTCGCGCTGCTGCTCCTGGATTTCTGGCCGCTCGGCCGGTTCCGCGCCGCCGGGACCGGCGGCGCGACGGCCACGGCCTTCCGGGAGCGCCCGTGGGTTCGGCCGGCGCTCGAGAAGCTGCCGCTGCTCCTGCTTTCGGCCGCCTGGAGCTTGCTGACGGTGTGGGCGCAGACGACGGACGTGCTGCCGATCGTGAAGCCGGCGTTCCTGACGCGCCTCGGCAACGCCGCCCTCTCCTACGTGAAGTACCTCGGGAGCTTCGTCTGGCCCGCGCAGCTTGCGTTCCTCTATCCGTACCCGACCGAGGGAGGCGCCGTGGCCGTATCCCCGGCGGCCTCCATCGTCGCCGCGGCCATCCTTGTCGCCATCACCGCCGTGGTGATTGTGTATGCCAAGCGCCGGCCGTTTCTGCCGATGGGCTGGTTCTGGTACGCGGGCATGCTCGTGCCGGTGATCGGGCTGGTCCAGGTGGGGGGCCAGGAGCGCAGCGACCGTTACACGTACCTCACGACCACGGGCATCGCGATCGCCTTCGTCTGGCTGGCGGCCGCCAATTGGCCGCGTCGTGCCGGCCTGCGGCGCGCGCTGGGTGCCGGATTCCTCCTCGTGCTCGCGCTGCTGGGGACCGTGGCCTGGACCTACACCGGGTACTGGAGGGACAGCCTCAGGCTCTTCGCCTACACCGTGGACCGCACCCGCGACAACTACCTGGTCCTGAACAACTACGGCACTGCGCTCATGCAGGCGAACCGGATCGACGAGGCGATCAAGTGGCTGCGCGAAACGGCCCGGGTCAACCCGGAGCACTGCAACGCCCACTACAACCTCGGCGTCGCCCTCGTCAAGCAGGACCGCTTCACGGAAGCGGTGATCCCGCTGCTGCGCTCGCTGAAGTGCTACGAGGACGAGGGGCGGGTCGGGATCTACATCGCCGACACCCACTACAACCTCGGGGTCGCCCTCTCGGGCATGGGCAAGTACGCCGAGGCCGAGAGCCACCTGCGCGCCGCCCTCGCCATCGCCCCCCGCTACCCCGGCGCCAGCGCCGCCCTCGGCGAGACGCTCCGCCGCAAGGCGCTGACGTCCGGTGCGCCCGCGGCGACGCGGCCCTGA